The Cucumis melo cultivar AY chromosome 6, USDA_Cmelo_AY_1.0, whole genome shotgun sequence genome includes a region encoding these proteins:
- the LOC127150081 gene encoding uncharacterized protein LOC127150081 isoform X2, whose translation MLPVTPWTVLCCAVGCAKSSQTKVDGVSYLCWIWWGKANTRMVKDKDIEDEEDVKAIARLFADMGDSYVELIATSNRFCYVVEVLHTLNWILPP comes from the exons ATGCTGCCCGTGACGCCGTGGACTGTGCTGTGTTGTGCTGTGGGTTGTGCTAAATCATCGCAAACTAAAGTAGACG GGGTTTCATACTTGTGTTGGATCTGGTGGGGAAAGGCAAACACCAGAATGGTAAAGGACAAAGATATTGAG GATGAAGAAGATGTGAAGGCCATTGCTCGATTATTTGCTGATATGGGAGATTCATATGTTGAATTGATTGCTACTAGTAATAGATTTTGTTACGTAGTTGAG GTACTTCACACCCTGAATTGGATATTGCCTCCATGA
- the LOC127150081 gene encoding uncharacterized protein LOC127150081 isoform X3 produces MVPYWKKSLVLHWSYGVSYLCWIWWGKANTRMVKDKDIEDEEDVKAIARLFADMGDSYVELIATSNRFCYVVEVLHTLNWILPP; encoded by the exons ATGGTTCCTTATTGGAAAAAGAGCTTAGTTCTTCATTGGAGCTATG GGGTTTCATACTTGTGTTGGATCTGGTGGGGAAAGGCAAACACCAGAATGGTAAAGGACAAAGATATTGAG GATGAAGAAGATGTGAAGGCCATTGCTCGATTATTTGCTGATATGGGAGATTCATATGTTGAATTGATTGCTACTAGTAATAGATTTTGTTACGTAGTTGAG GTACTTCACACCCTGAATTGGATATTGCCTCCATGA
- the LOC127150081 gene encoding DNA excision repair protein ERCC-1-like isoform X1 codes for MSVSSSVSRNAILVSNRQKENPLLKHIRNVRWVFADVVPDYLLGQSSCALYLRISMPVDIFKTLQWTRKKDYTKVSVLDHWVLIEGFHTCVGSGGERQTPEW; via the exons ATGTCTGTGTCGAGTTCTGTTAGTCGCAATGCCATTCTTGTCAGTAATAGACAG AAGGAAAATCCTCTTCTCAAAcacatcaggaatgtgagatgGGTTTTTGCAGATGTAGTACCTGATTATTTACTTGGGCAAAGCTCTTGTGCTCTCTATCTAAG AATATCAATGCCAGTTGACATATTTAAGACTTTACAGTGGACGAGGAAAAAGGATTACACGAAAGTTTCTGTTCTTGATCATTGGGTTCTTATTGAG GGGTTTCATACTTGTGTTGGATCTGGTGGGGAAAGGCAAACACCAGAATGGTAA